In the genome of Shewanella denitrificans OS217, the window TCGAGTTCTTTTTGGCTGTATAAATCCACAATAAAATCATGCACAGCTTTGTCGCTTGTATCTAACGCCGAAAAGAAAGCTTCTTCTTCTTCTTTAGTTTCAATCGCTAATACATGAAAATTAATATATATAATCCCAGCCTTATTAGCCCGCATGGCACGAGATAGAATATATTCAGTATCTATGACACCATCTAATTCAGGTTTCCCTGGAGCAGGTCCAATATTGGGTTCACCTTTTAAGGCAAGATTAATACCTGATGTAAATGCCGTGAAATCCTTAGATTGTGATAATGTCTTATTATCAAAAGAAAAAGCCCCCATGCGACATTCAGCTACTGAAAACTGTCTTCCTCTTGGGCCCTGAGGGCCAATGGCACCAGGAGTCCCCGCATAACCCTTAATGTCAGTACCTTTAGGCCCAGTGGCACCCTGTGGCCCGTCACTACCTGGCGTCCCCGGGTAACCAGTCAAACCTGGGTTTCCTTGAGGACCTTGTGGGCCATTATAGCCAGCGGGGCCTTGTACACCCGCACCACCGGTATAACCTGTGGGTCCTTGCGCACCTTGAGAGCCTTTGATGCCCGCAACGCCTTGGTTACCCATGGCACCTTGCGCACCACGATCTCCGCTAGCTCCTTTAGGCCCAACGTTTCCTTGCAATCCCTTTGAACCTTGTGGCCCTTGAATGCCGCTATCACCCACAGCACCTTGAGCACCAGGTGCACCATTGGTGCCATCGGAGCCATCAATACCATCTGAGCCATCTATTCCGGCTAAACCAGTAGGTCCCGTGAAACCTTGAGGCCCTTTAGGACCTTGTGGGCCTACTGGCCCTGGTAAACCCGCGTTACCCTTGAGGCCCACATCGCCCGCTAGGCCGCTCACTCCGGTTGCACCTCTATCACCCTGCTCCCCAAGCTCACCTATGGGGCCTCGAGGGCCCTCTTTGCCTGTGGTTGGCCTGTAAGCACAATCCGTTTTCAATTGATAAAGACACGTCACTTGCTCAGCATTAAAGTTCTGAGGCACTAAATACACTTCATCGATTTCTGCAGCGAGTGCTTGGGTATATGACGAGCTGCCACCTATGACTAAGGGATGGTAGGTCTCAACTTGGCCGGTCAAACTATTTGAAGACAGCTTTAATTCAGTCACTTGACCATCGATATATAGGGCCATATTCGATGCATTCGCATCACCCTTATAAGAAACGGCAACATGATGCCACATTTGATCGACATTCACTGGGGTTAAGGTGGCCACTGAAATTGAGCCGCCAAATTCATCGACGAGTGTGAATTCCAGATTCATATCAAAATCAAATGCGACGCTAAAGCCTTGGCCATTTTCGCTGTGTTTTCTGGATAAAATGGTGCCACCAGCGGCATCTTGAGTAGGCTTTATCCATAAAGAAACCGTTAACGGTGTATCTTTATTAAAGGGGGCTAATCCGCCAACA includes:
- a CDS encoding LamG-like jellyroll fold domain-containing protein, whose amino-acid sequence is MKNKIALAMGLIVVGISPPLFADSMKTSYSFNQANGYPGNGEQNSNGNKGYFPLSGNGQFITAGRSGLALAQDVMVVGGLAPFNKDTPLTVSLWIKPTQDAAGGTILSRKHSENGQGFSVAFDFDMNLEFTLVDEFGGSISVATLTPVNVDQMWHHVAVSYKGDANASNMALYIDGQVTELKLSSNSLTGQVETYHPLVIGGSSSYTQALAAEIDEVYLVPQNFNAEQVTCLYQLKTDCAYRPTTGKEGPRGPIGELGEQGDRGATGVSGLAGDVGLKGNAGLPGPVGPQGPKGPQGFTGPTGLAGIDGSDGIDGSDGTNGAPGAQGAVGDSGIQGPQGSKGLQGNVGPKGASGDRGAQGAMGNQGVAGIKGSQGAQGPTGYTGGAGVQGPAGYNGPQGPQGNPGLTGYPGTPGSDGPQGATGPKGTDIKGYAGTPGAIGPQGPRGRQFSVAECRMGAFSFDNKTLSQSKDFTAFTSGINLALKGEPNIGPAPGKPELDGVIDTEYILSRAMRANKAGIIYINFHVLAIETKEEEEAFFSALDTSDKAVHDFIVDLYSQKELDNRYAAEIDNIMAAPTPLRFEGRTQ